A genomic segment from Canis lupus baileyi chromosome 31, mCanLup2.hap1, whole genome shotgun sequence encodes:
- the LRRIQ4 gene encoding leucine-rich repeat and IQ domain-containing protein 4 isoform X3 — MILNIFDFMSEDMTKSGGQAFKIHRKNDPQQASDRTFFIDASSQSLTTVPREITDLEELEEVHLENNQIEEIPQDIQHLKNLRILYLNKNRLGKLCPELGRLGSLEGLDLSHNPLLSSSLPVLGGLRRLRELRLYHTHLGEIPNVLCKLLHHLELLGLTGNHLRSLPKEIVNQTQLREIYLGHNQFAVFPPELCVLCNLEIIDLDENQLTAIPEEIGNLARLQKFYVADNGLAGLPEALGLCAGLAVLDLSRNRLRSLPRGLAQLAALTEVGLSGNHLERLPRLVCRWSSVHLLYLRDTGLRALRRSFRRLVHLRLLDLSQNHLERGPAELCALRHLQVLALDDNRIRQLPSDFSSLSKLKMLGLTGNQFPSFPEEILSLESLEKLYIGQDQGMKLTYIPEHISKLQSLKELYVENNHLEYLPTSLGSMPNLEILDCRHNWLKKLPNSICQAQENLDNLVNLKVLTLMDNPMEDPPKEVCIEGSQAIWTYLKIKRNKKIMATKIQAWWRGTMVRKGLGIFEELQRLLKKGKNSPKDKKGEKDAKGKPVKKKKR, encoded by the exons G attttgaatatatttgactTCATGTCAGAGGACATGACAAAATCAGGAGGACAGGCATTTAAAATTCATCGGAAAAACGATCCGCAACAGGCCTCCGATAGGACATTTTTCATTGATGCCTCCAGTCAGAGCTTGACTACTGTTCCACGGGAGATCACAGACTTAGAAGAATTAGAAGAAGTGCATCTGGAAAACAACCAGATCGAGGAGATCCCGCAGGATATTCAGCACTTAAAGAACCTCCGGATTCTCTACCTGAACAAGAACAGGCTGGGCAAGCTCTGCCCAGAGCTGGGCAGGCTGGGCAGCCTGGAGGGCCTGGACCTGAGCCACAACCCGCTGCTGTCCTCGTCCCTTCCCGTCCTGGGCGGCCTGCGCAGGCTGCGGGAGCTGCGCCTCTACCACACGCACCTGGGGGAGATCCCCAACGTCCTCTGCAAACTCCTGCACCACCTCGAGCTGCTCGGCCTGACCGGCAACCACCTGAGGTCTCTGCCCAAGGAAATCGTGAACCAGACCCAACTGCGGGAGATCTACCTGGGGCACAACCAGTTTGCAGTCTTCCCCCCGGAGCTCTGTGTCCTCTGCAACCTGGAGATCATCGACCTGGATGAGAACCAGCTCACCGCCATCCCCGAGGAGATTGGCAACCTGGCGAGGCTGCAGAAGTTCTACGTGGCCGACAACGGCCTGGCCGGCCTGCCCGAGGCGCTGGGCCTCTGCGCCGGGCTGGCCGTGCTGGATCTGTCCCGCAACCGGCTGCGCTCCCTGCCGCGCGGCCTGGCCCAGCTCGCCGCGCTGACCGAGGTGGGGCTGAGCGGCAACCACCTGGAGAGGCTGCCGCGCCTCGTGTGCAGGTGGAGCTCCGTGCACCTGCTGTACCTGCGCGACACGGGCCTGCGGGCGCTGCGGCGCTCCTTCCGGCGGCTGGTCCACCTGCGCCTCCTGGACCTCAGCCAGAACCACCTGGAGCGCGGCCCCGCCGAGCTCTGCGCGCTCAGGCACCTGCAGGTGCTGGCGCTGGACGACAATAGAATACGGCAG TTACCTTCAGACTTCAGCTCACTTTCAAAGCTGAAGATGCTTGGATTAACAGGAAATCAGTTCCCTTCGTTTCCAGAAGAAATCCTTTCTTTAGAGTCTTTAGAGAAATTATACATTGGGCAAGACCAGGGAATGAAGCTCACCTATATTCCAGAACACATTAGCAAACTACAG AGTCTTAAAGAGTTGTATGTGGAGAACAATCATCTGGAGTACCTGCCCACATCTTTGGGATCAATGCCTAACCTGGAAATTCTTGACTGCCGCCACAACTGGCttaagaaacttccaaattccaTTTGCCAGGCACAAG AGAATTTGGATAACCTGGTGAACCTCAAGGTTTTGACACTGATGGACAATCCCATGGAAGACCCCCCAAAAGAAGTGTGCATTGAAGGCAGTCAGGCTATATGGACATACttgaagataaaaagaaacaagaaaataatggCAACAAAG ATTCAGGCATGGTGGCGTGGAACAATGGTCCGGAAAGGACTGGGGATATTTGAAGAACTGCAAAGACTgctaaagaaaggaaagaattctccaaaagataagaaaggggaaaaagatgCAAAAGGAAAacctgtaaagaaaaaaaagagataa
- the LRRIQ4 gene encoding leucine-rich repeat and IQ domain-containing protein 4 isoform X6, with translation MILNIFDFMSEDMTKSGGQAFKIHRKNDPQQASDRTFFIDASSQSLTTVPREITDLEELEEVHLENNQIEEIPQDIQHLKNLRILYLNKNRLGKLCPELGRLGSLEGLDLSHNPLLSSSLPVLGGLRRLRELRLYHTHLGEIPNVLCKLLHHLELLGLTGNHLRSLPKEIVNQTQLREIYLGHNQFAVFPPELCVLCNLEIIDLDENQLTAIPEEIGNLARLQKFYVADNGLAGLPEALGLCAGLAVLDLSRNRLRSLPRGLAQLAALTEVGLSGNHLERLPRLVCRWSSVHLLYLRDTGLRALRRSFRRLVHLRLLDLSQNHLERGPAELCALRHLQVLALDDNRIRQLPSDFSSLSKLKMLGLTGNQFPSFPEEILSLESLEKLYIGQDQGMKLTYIPEHISKLQSLKELYVENNHLEYLPTSLGSMPNLEILDCRHNWLKKLPNSICQAQDVIYS, from the exons G attttgaatatatttgactTCATGTCAGAGGACATGACAAAATCAGGAGGACAGGCATTTAAAATTCATCGGAAAAACGATCCGCAACAGGCCTCCGATAGGACATTTTTCATTGATGCCTCCAGTCAGAGCTTGACTACTGTTCCACGGGAGATCACAGACTTAGAAGAATTAGAAGAAGTGCATCTGGAAAACAACCAGATCGAGGAGATCCCGCAGGATATTCAGCACTTAAAGAACCTCCGGATTCTCTACCTGAACAAGAACAGGCTGGGCAAGCTCTGCCCAGAGCTGGGCAGGCTGGGCAGCCTGGAGGGCCTGGACCTGAGCCACAACCCGCTGCTGTCCTCGTCCCTTCCCGTCCTGGGCGGCCTGCGCAGGCTGCGGGAGCTGCGCCTCTACCACACGCACCTGGGGGAGATCCCCAACGTCCTCTGCAAACTCCTGCACCACCTCGAGCTGCTCGGCCTGACCGGCAACCACCTGAGGTCTCTGCCCAAGGAAATCGTGAACCAGACCCAACTGCGGGAGATCTACCTGGGGCACAACCAGTTTGCAGTCTTCCCCCCGGAGCTCTGTGTCCTCTGCAACCTGGAGATCATCGACCTGGATGAGAACCAGCTCACCGCCATCCCCGAGGAGATTGGCAACCTGGCGAGGCTGCAGAAGTTCTACGTGGCCGACAACGGCCTGGCCGGCCTGCCCGAGGCGCTGGGCCTCTGCGCCGGGCTGGCCGTGCTGGATCTGTCCCGCAACCGGCTGCGCTCCCTGCCGCGCGGCCTGGCCCAGCTCGCCGCGCTGACCGAGGTGGGGCTGAGCGGCAACCACCTGGAGAGGCTGCCGCGCCTCGTGTGCAGGTGGAGCTCCGTGCACCTGCTGTACCTGCGCGACACGGGCCTGCGGGCGCTGCGGCGCTCCTTCCGGCGGCTGGTCCACCTGCGCCTCCTGGACCTCAGCCAGAACCACCTGGAGCGCGGCCCCGCCGAGCTCTGCGCGCTCAGGCACCTGCAGGTGCTGGCGCTGGACGACAATAGAATACGGCAG TTACCTTCAGACTTCAGCTCACTTTCAAAGCTGAAGATGCTTGGATTAACAGGAAATCAGTTCCCTTCGTTTCCAGAAGAAATCCTTTCTTTAGAGTCTTTAGAGAAATTATACATTGGGCAAGACCAGGGAATGAAGCTCACCTATATTCCAGAACACATTAGCAAACTACAG AGTCTTAAAGAGTTGTATGTGGAGAACAATCATCTGGAGTACCTGCCCACATCTTTGGGATCAATGCCTAACCTGGAAATTCTTGACTGCCGCCACAACTGGCttaagaaacttccaaattccaTTTGCCAGGCACAAG atgttatttattcatga
- the LRRIQ4 gene encoding leucine-rich repeat and IQ domain-containing protein 4 isoform X1, with the protein MILNIFDFMSEDMTKSGGQAFKIHRKNDPQQASDRTFFIDASSQSLTTVPREITDLEELEEVHLENNQIEEIPQDIQHLKNLRILYLNKNRLGKLCPELGRLGSLEGLDLSHNPLLSSSLPVLGGLRRLRELRLYHTHLGEIPNVLCKLLHHLELLGLTGNHLRSLPKEIVNQTQLREIYLGHNQFAVFPPELCVLCNLEIIDLDENQLTAIPEEIGNLARLQKFYVADNGLAGLPEALGLCAGLAVLDLSRNRLRSLPRGLAQLAALTEVGLSGNHLERLPRLVCRWSSVHLLYLRDTGLRALRRSFRRLVHLRLLDLSQNHLERGPAELCALRHLQVLALDDNRIRQLPSDFSSLSKLKMLGLTGNQFPSFPEEILSLESLEKLYIGQDQGMKLTYIPEHISKLQSLKELYVENNHLEYLPTSLGSMPNLEILDCRHNWLKKLPNSICQAQALKELLLEDNLITCLPENLDNLVNLKVLTLMDNPMEDPPKEVCIEGSQAIWTYLKIKRNKKIMATKIQAWWRGTMVRKGLGIFEELQRLLKKGKNSPKDKKGEKDAKGKPVKKKKR; encoded by the exons G attttgaatatatttgactTCATGTCAGAGGACATGACAAAATCAGGAGGACAGGCATTTAAAATTCATCGGAAAAACGATCCGCAACAGGCCTCCGATAGGACATTTTTCATTGATGCCTCCAGTCAGAGCTTGACTACTGTTCCACGGGAGATCACAGACTTAGAAGAATTAGAAGAAGTGCATCTGGAAAACAACCAGATCGAGGAGATCCCGCAGGATATTCAGCACTTAAAGAACCTCCGGATTCTCTACCTGAACAAGAACAGGCTGGGCAAGCTCTGCCCAGAGCTGGGCAGGCTGGGCAGCCTGGAGGGCCTGGACCTGAGCCACAACCCGCTGCTGTCCTCGTCCCTTCCCGTCCTGGGCGGCCTGCGCAGGCTGCGGGAGCTGCGCCTCTACCACACGCACCTGGGGGAGATCCCCAACGTCCTCTGCAAACTCCTGCACCACCTCGAGCTGCTCGGCCTGACCGGCAACCACCTGAGGTCTCTGCCCAAGGAAATCGTGAACCAGACCCAACTGCGGGAGATCTACCTGGGGCACAACCAGTTTGCAGTCTTCCCCCCGGAGCTCTGTGTCCTCTGCAACCTGGAGATCATCGACCTGGATGAGAACCAGCTCACCGCCATCCCCGAGGAGATTGGCAACCTGGCGAGGCTGCAGAAGTTCTACGTGGCCGACAACGGCCTGGCCGGCCTGCCCGAGGCGCTGGGCCTCTGCGCCGGGCTGGCCGTGCTGGATCTGTCCCGCAACCGGCTGCGCTCCCTGCCGCGCGGCCTGGCCCAGCTCGCCGCGCTGACCGAGGTGGGGCTGAGCGGCAACCACCTGGAGAGGCTGCCGCGCCTCGTGTGCAGGTGGAGCTCCGTGCACCTGCTGTACCTGCGCGACACGGGCCTGCGGGCGCTGCGGCGCTCCTTCCGGCGGCTGGTCCACCTGCGCCTCCTGGACCTCAGCCAGAACCACCTGGAGCGCGGCCCCGCCGAGCTCTGCGCGCTCAGGCACCTGCAGGTGCTGGCGCTGGACGACAATAGAATACGGCAG TTACCTTCAGACTTCAGCTCACTTTCAAAGCTGAAGATGCTTGGATTAACAGGAAATCAGTTCCCTTCGTTTCCAGAAGAAATCCTTTCTTTAGAGTCTTTAGAGAAATTATACATTGGGCAAGACCAGGGAATGAAGCTCACCTATATTCCAGAACACATTAGCAAACTACAG AGTCTTAAAGAGTTGTATGTGGAGAACAATCATCTGGAGTACCTGCCCACATCTTTGGGATCAATGCCTAACCTGGAAATTCTTGACTGCCGCCACAACTGGCttaagaaacttccaaattccaTTTGCCAGGCACAAG CTTTGAAAGAATTACTGCTTGAGGACAACTTGATCACCTGTCTTCCAGAGAATTTGGATAACCTGGTGAACCTCAAGGTTTTGACACTGATGGACAATCCCATGGAAGACCCCCCAAAAGAAGTGTGCATTGAAGGCAGTCAGGCTATATGGACATACttgaagataaaaagaaacaagaaaataatggCAACAAAG ATTCAGGCATGGTGGCGTGGAACAATGGTCCGGAAAGGACTGGGGATATTTGAAGAACTGCAAAGACTgctaaagaaaggaaagaattctccaaaagataagaaaggggaaaaagatgCAAAAGGAAAacctgtaaagaaaaaaaagagataa
- the LRRIQ4 gene encoding leucine-rich repeat and IQ domain-containing protein 4 isoform X4: MILNIFDFMSEDMTKSGGQAFKIHRKNDPQQASDRTFFIDASSQSLTTVPREITDLEELEEVHLENNQIEEIPQDIQHLKNLRILYLNKNRLGKLCPELGRLGSLEGLDLSHNPLLSSSLPVLGGLRRLRELRLYHTHLGEIPNVLCKLLHHLELLGLTGNHLRSLPKEIVNQTQLREIYLGHNQFAVFPPELCVLCNLEIIDLDENQLTAIPEEIGNLARLQKFYVADNGLAGLPEALGLCAGLAVLDLSRNRLRSLPRGLAQLAALTEVGLSGNHLERLPRLVCRWSSVHLLYLRDTGLRALRRSFRRLVHLRLLDLSQNHLERGPAELCALRHLQVLALDDNRIRQLPSDFSSLSKLKMLGLTGNQFPSFPEEILSLESLEKLYIGQDQGMKLTYIPEHISKLQSLKELYVENNHLEYLPTSLGSMPNLEILDCRHNWLKKLPNSICQAQALKELLLEDNLITCLPENLDNLVNLKVLTLMDNPMEDPPKEVCIEGSQAIWTYLKIKRNKKIMATKVHNILI; encoded by the exons G attttgaatatatttgactTCATGTCAGAGGACATGACAAAATCAGGAGGACAGGCATTTAAAATTCATCGGAAAAACGATCCGCAACAGGCCTCCGATAGGACATTTTTCATTGATGCCTCCAGTCAGAGCTTGACTACTGTTCCACGGGAGATCACAGACTTAGAAGAATTAGAAGAAGTGCATCTGGAAAACAACCAGATCGAGGAGATCCCGCAGGATATTCAGCACTTAAAGAACCTCCGGATTCTCTACCTGAACAAGAACAGGCTGGGCAAGCTCTGCCCAGAGCTGGGCAGGCTGGGCAGCCTGGAGGGCCTGGACCTGAGCCACAACCCGCTGCTGTCCTCGTCCCTTCCCGTCCTGGGCGGCCTGCGCAGGCTGCGGGAGCTGCGCCTCTACCACACGCACCTGGGGGAGATCCCCAACGTCCTCTGCAAACTCCTGCACCACCTCGAGCTGCTCGGCCTGACCGGCAACCACCTGAGGTCTCTGCCCAAGGAAATCGTGAACCAGACCCAACTGCGGGAGATCTACCTGGGGCACAACCAGTTTGCAGTCTTCCCCCCGGAGCTCTGTGTCCTCTGCAACCTGGAGATCATCGACCTGGATGAGAACCAGCTCACCGCCATCCCCGAGGAGATTGGCAACCTGGCGAGGCTGCAGAAGTTCTACGTGGCCGACAACGGCCTGGCCGGCCTGCCCGAGGCGCTGGGCCTCTGCGCCGGGCTGGCCGTGCTGGATCTGTCCCGCAACCGGCTGCGCTCCCTGCCGCGCGGCCTGGCCCAGCTCGCCGCGCTGACCGAGGTGGGGCTGAGCGGCAACCACCTGGAGAGGCTGCCGCGCCTCGTGTGCAGGTGGAGCTCCGTGCACCTGCTGTACCTGCGCGACACGGGCCTGCGGGCGCTGCGGCGCTCCTTCCGGCGGCTGGTCCACCTGCGCCTCCTGGACCTCAGCCAGAACCACCTGGAGCGCGGCCCCGCCGAGCTCTGCGCGCTCAGGCACCTGCAGGTGCTGGCGCTGGACGACAATAGAATACGGCAG TTACCTTCAGACTTCAGCTCACTTTCAAAGCTGAAGATGCTTGGATTAACAGGAAATCAGTTCCCTTCGTTTCCAGAAGAAATCCTTTCTTTAGAGTCTTTAGAGAAATTATACATTGGGCAAGACCAGGGAATGAAGCTCACCTATATTCCAGAACACATTAGCAAACTACAG AGTCTTAAAGAGTTGTATGTGGAGAACAATCATCTGGAGTACCTGCCCACATCTTTGGGATCAATGCCTAACCTGGAAATTCTTGACTGCCGCCACAACTGGCttaagaaacttccaaattccaTTTGCCAGGCACAAG CTTTGAAAGAATTACTGCTTGAGGACAACTTGATCACCTGTCTTCCAGAGAATTTGGATAACCTGGTGAACCTCAAGGTTTTGACACTGATGGACAATCCCATGGAAGACCCCCCAAAAGAAGTGTGCATTGAAGGCAGTCAGGCTATATGGACATACttgaagataaaaagaaacaagaaaataatggCAACAAAG gtgcacaacatattgatttga
- the LRRIQ4 gene encoding leucine-rich repeat and IQ domain-containing protein 4 isoform X5, protein MILNIFDFMSEDMTKSGGQAFKIHRKNDPQQASDRTFFIDASSQSLTTVPREITDLEELEEVHLENNQIEEIPQDIQHLKNLRILYLNKNRLGKLCPELGRLGSLEGLDLSHNPLLSSSLPVLGGLRRLRELRLYHTHLGEIPNVLCKLLHHLELLGLTGNHLRSLPKEIVNQTQLREIYLGHNQFAVFPPELCVLCNLEIIDLDENQLTAIPEEIGNLARLQKFYVADNGLAGLPEALGLCAGLAVLDLSRNRLRSLPRGLAQLAALTEVGLSGNHLERLPRLVCRWSSVHLLYLRDTGLRALRRSFRRLVHLRLLDLSQNHLERGPAELCALRHLQVLALDDNRIRQLPSDFSSLSKLKMLGLTGNQFPSFPEEILSLESLEKLYIGQDQGMKLTYIPEHISKLQSLKELYVENNHLEYLPTSLGSMPNLEILDCRHNWLKKLPNSICQAQALKELLLEDNLITCLPENLDNLVNLKVLTLMDNPMEDPPKEVCIEGSQAIWTYLKIKRNKKIMATKMKP, encoded by the exons G attttgaatatatttgactTCATGTCAGAGGACATGACAAAATCAGGAGGACAGGCATTTAAAATTCATCGGAAAAACGATCCGCAACAGGCCTCCGATAGGACATTTTTCATTGATGCCTCCAGTCAGAGCTTGACTACTGTTCCACGGGAGATCACAGACTTAGAAGAATTAGAAGAAGTGCATCTGGAAAACAACCAGATCGAGGAGATCCCGCAGGATATTCAGCACTTAAAGAACCTCCGGATTCTCTACCTGAACAAGAACAGGCTGGGCAAGCTCTGCCCAGAGCTGGGCAGGCTGGGCAGCCTGGAGGGCCTGGACCTGAGCCACAACCCGCTGCTGTCCTCGTCCCTTCCCGTCCTGGGCGGCCTGCGCAGGCTGCGGGAGCTGCGCCTCTACCACACGCACCTGGGGGAGATCCCCAACGTCCTCTGCAAACTCCTGCACCACCTCGAGCTGCTCGGCCTGACCGGCAACCACCTGAGGTCTCTGCCCAAGGAAATCGTGAACCAGACCCAACTGCGGGAGATCTACCTGGGGCACAACCAGTTTGCAGTCTTCCCCCCGGAGCTCTGTGTCCTCTGCAACCTGGAGATCATCGACCTGGATGAGAACCAGCTCACCGCCATCCCCGAGGAGATTGGCAACCTGGCGAGGCTGCAGAAGTTCTACGTGGCCGACAACGGCCTGGCCGGCCTGCCCGAGGCGCTGGGCCTCTGCGCCGGGCTGGCCGTGCTGGATCTGTCCCGCAACCGGCTGCGCTCCCTGCCGCGCGGCCTGGCCCAGCTCGCCGCGCTGACCGAGGTGGGGCTGAGCGGCAACCACCTGGAGAGGCTGCCGCGCCTCGTGTGCAGGTGGAGCTCCGTGCACCTGCTGTACCTGCGCGACACGGGCCTGCGGGCGCTGCGGCGCTCCTTCCGGCGGCTGGTCCACCTGCGCCTCCTGGACCTCAGCCAGAACCACCTGGAGCGCGGCCCCGCCGAGCTCTGCGCGCTCAGGCACCTGCAGGTGCTGGCGCTGGACGACAATAGAATACGGCAG TTACCTTCAGACTTCAGCTCACTTTCAAAGCTGAAGATGCTTGGATTAACAGGAAATCAGTTCCCTTCGTTTCCAGAAGAAATCCTTTCTTTAGAGTCTTTAGAGAAATTATACATTGGGCAAGACCAGGGAATGAAGCTCACCTATATTCCAGAACACATTAGCAAACTACAG AGTCTTAAAGAGTTGTATGTGGAGAACAATCATCTGGAGTACCTGCCCACATCTTTGGGATCAATGCCTAACCTGGAAATTCTTGACTGCCGCCACAACTGGCttaagaaacttccaaattccaTTTGCCAGGCACAAG CTTTGAAAGAATTACTGCTTGAGGACAACTTGATCACCTGTCTTCCAGAGAATTTGGATAACCTGGTGAACCTCAAGGTTTTGACACTGATGGACAATCCCATGGAAGACCCCCCAAAAGAAGTGTGCATTGAAGGCAGTCAGGCTATATGGACATACttgaagataaaaagaaacaagaaaataatggCAACAAAG atgaagcccTGA
- the LRRIQ4 gene encoding leucine-rich repeat and IQ domain-containing protein 4 isoform X2 has protein sequence MSEDMTKSGGQAFKIHRKNDPQQASDRTFFIDASSQSLTTVPREITDLEELEEVHLENNQIEEIPQDIQHLKNLRILYLNKNRLGKLCPELGRLGSLEGLDLSHNPLLSSSLPVLGGLRRLRELRLYHTHLGEIPNVLCKLLHHLELLGLTGNHLRSLPKEIVNQTQLREIYLGHNQFAVFPPELCVLCNLEIIDLDENQLTAIPEEIGNLARLQKFYVADNGLAGLPEALGLCAGLAVLDLSRNRLRSLPRGLAQLAALTEVGLSGNHLERLPRLVCRWSSVHLLYLRDTGLRALRRSFRRLVHLRLLDLSQNHLERGPAELCALRHLQVLALDDNRIRQLPSDFSSLSKLKMLGLTGNQFPSFPEEILSLESLEKLYIGQDQGMKLTYIPEHISKLQSLKELYVENNHLEYLPTSLGSMPNLEILDCRHNWLKKLPNSICQAQALKELLLEDNLITCLPENLDNLVNLKVLTLMDNPMEDPPKEVCIEGSQAIWTYLKIKRNKKIMATKIQAWWRGTMVRKGLGIFEELQRLLKKGKNSPKDKKGEKDAKGKPVKKKKR, from the exons ATGTCAGAGGACATGACAAAATCAGGAGGACAGGCATTTAAAATTCATCGGAAAAACGATCCGCAACAGGCCTCCGATAGGACATTTTTCATTGATGCCTCCAGTCAGAGCTTGACTACTGTTCCACGGGAGATCACAGACTTAGAAGAATTAGAAGAAGTGCATCTGGAAAACAACCAGATCGAGGAGATCCCGCAGGATATTCAGCACTTAAAGAACCTCCGGATTCTCTACCTGAACAAGAACAGGCTGGGCAAGCTCTGCCCAGAGCTGGGCAGGCTGGGCAGCCTGGAGGGCCTGGACCTGAGCCACAACCCGCTGCTGTCCTCGTCCCTTCCCGTCCTGGGCGGCCTGCGCAGGCTGCGGGAGCTGCGCCTCTACCACACGCACCTGGGGGAGATCCCCAACGTCCTCTGCAAACTCCTGCACCACCTCGAGCTGCTCGGCCTGACCGGCAACCACCTGAGGTCTCTGCCCAAGGAAATCGTGAACCAGACCCAACTGCGGGAGATCTACCTGGGGCACAACCAGTTTGCAGTCTTCCCCCCGGAGCTCTGTGTCCTCTGCAACCTGGAGATCATCGACCTGGATGAGAACCAGCTCACCGCCATCCCCGAGGAGATTGGCAACCTGGCGAGGCTGCAGAAGTTCTACGTGGCCGACAACGGCCTGGCCGGCCTGCCCGAGGCGCTGGGCCTCTGCGCCGGGCTGGCCGTGCTGGATCTGTCCCGCAACCGGCTGCGCTCCCTGCCGCGCGGCCTGGCCCAGCTCGCCGCGCTGACCGAGGTGGGGCTGAGCGGCAACCACCTGGAGAGGCTGCCGCGCCTCGTGTGCAGGTGGAGCTCCGTGCACCTGCTGTACCTGCGCGACACGGGCCTGCGGGCGCTGCGGCGCTCCTTCCGGCGGCTGGTCCACCTGCGCCTCCTGGACCTCAGCCAGAACCACCTGGAGCGCGGCCCCGCCGAGCTCTGCGCGCTCAGGCACCTGCAGGTGCTGGCGCTGGACGACAATAGAATACGGCAG TTACCTTCAGACTTCAGCTCACTTTCAAAGCTGAAGATGCTTGGATTAACAGGAAATCAGTTCCCTTCGTTTCCAGAAGAAATCCTTTCTTTAGAGTCTTTAGAGAAATTATACATTGGGCAAGACCAGGGAATGAAGCTCACCTATATTCCAGAACACATTAGCAAACTACAG AGTCTTAAAGAGTTGTATGTGGAGAACAATCATCTGGAGTACCTGCCCACATCTTTGGGATCAATGCCTAACCTGGAAATTCTTGACTGCCGCCACAACTGGCttaagaaacttccaaattccaTTTGCCAGGCACAAG CTTTGAAAGAATTACTGCTTGAGGACAACTTGATCACCTGTCTTCCAGAGAATTTGGATAACCTGGTGAACCTCAAGGTTTTGACACTGATGGACAATCCCATGGAAGACCCCCCAAAAGAAGTGTGCATTGAAGGCAGTCAGGCTATATGGACATACttgaagataaaaagaaacaagaaaataatggCAACAAAG ATTCAGGCATGGTGGCGTGGAACAATGGTCCGGAAAGGACTGGGGATATTTGAAGAACTGCAAAGACTgctaaagaaaggaaagaattctccaaaagataagaaaggggaaaaagatgCAAAAGGAAAacctgtaaagaaaaaaaagagataa